A window of the Miscanthus floridulus cultivar M001 chromosome 14, ASM1932011v1, whole genome shotgun sequence genome harbors these coding sequences:
- the LOC136506092 gene encoding auxin-responsive protein SAUR71-like, with amino-acid sequence MRQLIRRLSRVGDCSPPPPSSSSSSARKKRSKAHEGVPVGHVPVHVGGGAEGAEERFLVRTELLGAPALADLLGRAAQEYGYRHQGPLRIPCPVAVFRRALASVSVAGDEEGE; translated from the coding sequence ATGAGGCAGCTGATCCGGCGGCTCTCCCGCGTCGGCGACTGCTCTCCACCGCCGCCTTCGTCGTCGTCATCTTCGGCGAGGAAGAAGCGCAGCAAGGCGCACGAGGGGGTGCCGGTGGGGCACGTGCCGGTGCACGTGGGCGGCGGCGCGGAGGGCGCGGAGGAGCGGTTCCTGGTGCGCACCGAGCTGCTGGGCGCGCCGGCGCTCGCGGACCTCCTCGGCCGCGCCGCGCAGGAGTACGGGTACCGCCACCAAGGCCCGCTGCGCATCCCCTGCCCCGTCGCCGTCTTCCGCCGCGCGCTCGCGTCCGTGTCCGTGGCCGGCGACGAGGAGGGCGAGTAG
- the LOC136503998 gene encoding uncharacterized protein has translation MEASRWVPAVQDAGWGRRPEPRPPLRDLDWVDYFGCVVIAVIVCVTAVHFRGFLLDDEYSVVNVLLLILTRMHMLVMKFSPAPSSRIALALLPTCPALALSTPPVCYDWEKPAAAMVLPGSSGFADSNWRSDEQDSDYKAARKCFDSLVRDAAWTCDEQEDDYKSTMKCFDSLVRDAARICFVWSYDAIPLTRQSDDPPPT, from the exons ATGGAGGCCTCCCGCTGGGTTCCTGCTGTACAGGACGCAGGGTGGGGACGGCGGCCGGAGCCGCGGCCGCCGTTACGCGACCTCGACTGGGTGGACTATTTCGGTTGTGTCGTCATCGCCGTCATCGTGTGCGTCACCGCCGTCCATTTCCGTGGCTTCTTGCTCGACGACGAGTACTCCGTCGTGAACGTCCTCTTGCTAATCCTGACCAGAATGCACATGCTCGTGATGAAGTTCTCTCCGGCGCCGTCCAGCAGGATCGCCCTCGCGCTGCTTCCCACCTGTCCGGCACTCGCCCTAAGCACGCCGCCGGTGTGCTACG ACTGGGAGAAACCAGCAGCTGCCATGGTGCTGCCAGGCAGTAGCGGCTTTGCAGATAGCAACTGGCGGAGCGATGAACAGGACAGTGATTACAAGGCCGCCAGGAAGTGCTTTGACAGTCTTGTACGTGATGCTGCCTGGACCTGCGATGAACAAGAGGATGATTACAAGTCCACCATGAAGTGCTTTGACAGTCTTGTCCGTGATGCTGCGAGGATCTGCTTTGTTTGGAGCTACGATGCTATTCCTCTGACTCGTCAAT CTGATGATCCACCTCCGACATGA